A genome region from Rhipicephalus microplus isolate Deutch F79 unplaced genomic scaffold, USDA_Rmic scaffold_15, whole genome shotgun sequence includes the following:
- the LOC142784763 gene encoding NADH-cytochrome b5 reductase 2-like, producing the protein MLHGRAQQLLIFVASTAATFGAITLAVLLIRKIGAHISSDVLLVDPNARYTVRLERRIPVTHNVRLLRFSLRSRYQRLGIHVGQHLLVCASIHGCPVTRHYTPVTRCDQTGHFDIIVKVYHTGESEEHPEGGLMSKFLDSMRRGEKSKIQGPRGSFIYEGKGCFVTVDGSRLPKATWIGLIAAGSGITPMLQFLRHTLVDRKDETKIKMNDVNSTEDDIIARRELDHYTKAHTERFRLHHVLSKPPAGEGATGYVPGLLTAGMMAEYLPPPNNDTLVLLCGPSRFLSELCKPALSNIGHKPQRVLCY; encoded by the exons ATGTTGCATGGGCGGGCCCAACAGCTGCTCATTTTCGTAGCCTCCACAGCGGCCACCTTCGGAGCTATCACGCTGGCGGTGCTGCTCATACGCAAGATAGGCGCCCACATTTCCAGTGACGTGCTGCTCGTCGATCCCAATGCCCGGTACACGGTGCGGCTTGAGCGCAGGATCCCTGTCACTCACAACGTTCGCCTGCTGCGCTTCTCTCTGCGTAGCCGCTACCAG AGGCTGGGAATCCACGTCGGTCAACACCTACTTGTCTGCGCGAGTATTCACGGCTGCCCGGTGACTAGACATTACACTCCTGTGACCCGGTGCGATCAAACGGGCCACTTTGACATCATTGTCAAGGTGTATCACACGGGCGAGTCCGAGGAACACCCTGAAGGGGGCCTCATGTCCAAGTTTCTGGACTCAATGCGCCGAGGGGAGAAATCGAAG ATTCAAGGCCCACGAGGCAGCTTCATTTACGAAGGCAAGGGGTGTTTCGTGACGGTCGACGGCAGCCGACTGCCGAAAGCAACCTGGATTGGGCTGATCGCAGCGGGAAGTGGCATCACGCCAATGCTGCAGTTTCTGCGTCACACTCTGGTGGATCGCaaagacgaaacaaaaatcaaGATGAACGACGTGAACAGCACGGAAGACGACATAATCGCGCGTCGGGAGCTAGACCACTACACCAAAGCCCATACCGAGCGATTCCG CCTCCATCACGTACTGAGCAAGCCGCCCGCAGGTGAGGGTGCTACTGGGTACGTGCCGGGCCTTCTGACTGCTGGCATGATGGCTGAATACCTTCCTCCGCCGAACAACGATACTCTGGTGCTCTTGTGTGGACCGAGTCGCTTTCTGAGTGAACTGTGCAAGCCGGCACTCAGCAACATTGGACACAAGCCTCAGAGGGTGCTCTGCTACTGA